A segment of the Mangrovimonas sp. YM274 genome:
CAGAACGTTCTTGGTTACGCGACGCAACGGCCACAAGCTCGCAGTTATCCACGGTTAACAAATCCTGAGCGAATTTGTTGGCAATTTTTCCAAGGCCTATAATGCCCCATTTGATAACGTTATCGGACGTTTTCATTGATGTTTTGTGTGTTTTGGATAAAAAGAGCAATTAGGATGACTAAAATACAACCAAATAAATTGAGCCACAAATACGGCATCCATTCAAACCACCAACCTATGATTACGATACCCTGAGTGATCAAGGCGGCAATGAATACGGCATTGGCCTTGACATATTTAAAGAAAAATGCCAAAAGGAAAATACCAAGCACATTTCCATAGAAAATAGAACCAATAATGTTTACCAATTGTATGAGGTTGTCGGCCAAATACGCCACACAGGCAATAATGATGGCTAAAACTCCCCAGCCAAAGGTGAACCATTTGGAAGCCTTTAGATAGTGTGTTTCATCTTTATCACTTACAAAATTACGTTTATAAATATCCAGAGCGGTAGTAGACGCGAGGGCATTTAATTCTCCTGCAGTACTGGACATAGCTGCACTAAGGATGACGGCCAAGAGTAACCCAACTAGGCCTCGAGGGAGGTTGTTCAAAATAAAATGTATGAACACATAATCCTTGTCATTGGTTTCTATACTTATATCATTGTCTTGGGCTGCTTTTTCAATCAGTACTTTGGCAGCATTGCGGTTGTCTCTATCTTTTTTATTCAAGAGTTGAAGCTCGTCTGTCACCTTGGAATCGCCCGTGTTGACATAGTTTTGAAGCACGGATTGCTTGGCCTTGAAAATGTCAAGTTGTTCTTCTTCCAGACGTTGGTAGTCATTAGCATAAGCAGAATTGCTTACTGTATTGTGTGCTGCTGGATTAAAGTTGATGGGAGAATTGTGAAATTGGTAAAAAACGAATACCATAACCCCTACCAAAAGGATTGAAAATTGCATAGGCACTTTTAAAAGCCCGTTAAAAATCAGTCCCATTTGCATTTCCTTTACCGATTTTCCAGAAAGGTAACGTTGCACTTGGCTTTGGTCTGTTCCAAAGTAGGAAAGGGCCAAAAAGGACCCTCCAATCAAACCGCTCCAAAGGGTATAGCGGTTTTCTAAATCAAAATCAAAACTGAGAATATTCATCTTACCACTGGCGCCAGCAATATCTAGAGCTTTGGTAAATGTGATGTCCTCAGGGAGATAACTTATTATTAAGAAAAAGGCAATAAGCATCCCTAAAAAAATAACACCCATTTGATGCTTTTGTGTAATGCTTACCGCTTTGGTACCTCCTGAAACGGTGTATATAATGACAAGGGTTCCTATGATAATGTTGAGGTAGGTAAGGTTCCAATGCAAAATAGCCGAAAGGATGATGGCTGGAGCATAAATGGTAATTCCTGCAGCCAATCCCCGCTGGATTAGAAATAGAGTAGCGGTCAAGGTTCGGGTTTTGCCATCAAACCTATTCTCTAAAAACTCATAAGCGGTGTAGACTTTAAGCCTGTCGTACAGCGGAATAAAAACCATACAAATGACAATCATGGCAATAGGCACCCCAAAATAGAATTGCACAAAGCCCATACCGTCGTGAAATGCCTGCCCAGGAGTGGACAAAAAAGTAATGGCACTGGCTTGCGTAGCCATTACCGAAAGACCGATAGTCCACCAAGGAGCAGAATTACCGCCTTTTACATAATCCTGAACATTTTTGCTTCCTCTTGTTTTCCAAGTTCCGTAGCCAACAATAGTTAATAGAGTCGTCGCCAAAACTAGCCAATCCAACCAATTTAGTACCCCCATGTTAAAAAGCTTTCATGATAAGGTAAAACACAACTATATAAATGGCATTGGCAATTAATACTAATGAATAGGATTTTAACCAAGGTTGTTTTTTTGCCGAATCCTGCATCATCTTAATCGTTTAGAGGTTTGTTGGTTTTAATGTCTTCTTTGCCAATTGATAGCATGTTAGCGAACAGGCGATAGGCACCGGGCACACCTGCAGGAAATTCTCTAAAGAAACTTAGCCCAGTATAGATATAATACCCTTTGCCGTACTTGGCAACTAACAAACTTCCTTTTTTCTTGGACTCTCCTTTGTCATGCATTTCAAGGATTGGCGTAAACTCTTTTCCCCAACTGTTTGGGAAATATAGTCCACGTTCTTGTGTCCAGCCTTCAAAATCGTGCTCTGTAATTTTATTAGGAAAGTTGAGCAATTCATGTTTGGGTTCCAAAAAGTCAACCTGAGCAAACTCATCGGTTACACGGTCTCTGGACAATTCCAATTTGTAGGGAGCCAATTGTTCAGTTTTCAAACGGTGACTGGTATTGTATTGTACAATCATGTTACCGCCATTGGCAACGTAATCAAATAACAATTGCTGTTTGAATTTTAAATCATCAATGGTATTGTAGGCTCTAACA
Coding sequences within it:
- a CDS encoding sodium:solute symporter codes for the protein MGVLNWLDWLVLATTLLTIVGYGTWKTRGSKNVQDYVKGGNSAPWWTIGLSVMATQASAITFLSTPGQAFHDGMGFVQFYFGVPIAMIVICMVFIPLYDRLKVYTAYEFLENRFDGKTRTLTATLFLIQRGLAAGITIYAPAIILSAILHWNLTYLNIIIGTLVIIYTVSGGTKAVSITQKHQMGVIFLGMLIAFFLIISYLPEDITFTKALDIAGASGKMNILSFDFDLENRYTLWSGLIGGSFLALSYFGTDQSQVQRYLSGKSVKEMQMGLIFNGLLKVPMQFSILLVGVMVFVFYQFHNSPINFNPAAHNTVSNSAYANDYQRLEEEQLDIFKAKQSVLQNYVNTGDSKVTDELQLLNKKDRDNRNAAKVLIEKAAQDNDISIETNDKDYVFIHFILNNLPRGLVGLLLAVILSAAMSSTAGELNALASTTALDIYKRNFVSDKDETHYLKASKWFTFGWGVLAIIIACVAYLADNLIQLVNIIGSIFYGNVLGIFLLAFFFKYVKANAVFIAALITQGIVIIGWWFEWMPYLWLNLFGCILVILIALFIQNTQNINENVR